One Brassica napus cultivar Da-Ae chromosome C2, Da-Ae, whole genome shotgun sequence DNA window includes the following coding sequences:
- the LOC106387383 gene encoding protein RALF-like 14, with the protein MNPLKFLLIIVAILVALCPAIVQSRQIKCDRLGENCIEDGEEETMKMRFGLDVSRKILQATRYINYDALKHNVPAKQHGQEDRADNTYRRGCTLATECYRLTN; encoded by the coding sequence ATGAATCCTTTGAAGTTCTTGTTAATCATCGTGGCCATCTTGGTGGCCTTATGTCCAGCAATAGTCCAATCTCGACAAATAAAATGTGACCGGTTGGGTGAGAATTGCATCgaggatggagaagaagagaccATGAAAATGAGATTTGGTTTGGATGTGAGCCGTAAGATTCTCCAAGCCACACGATATATAAATTATGATGCTTTGAAGCACAACGTACCAGCTAAACAACATGGTCAAGAGGACCGAGCGGATAACACATATCGTCGAGGTTGTACTCTCGCTACAGAATGTTATCGGCTTACGAATTAA